In Gadus morhua chromosome 2, gadMor3.0, whole genome shotgun sequence, the DNA window CTGTAGTATTAAAAACAGCACTGCACTAGTTATAAGTAGTATGAGAGTAGTACTAGAGGTATTACCTCCACACTACTGTAGTTATAAATACAGTACTAGTCCTACTGTACTATTAGATACTGTTATACTGTTAGAGCAAGGTATATTTGTGCTCCATTAGTTAGAGgggcaacacacaacacagggagAGTAACACACCAAAGCACAGCAGACAGAAACAGCAGGCCCAGCAGCActgccacaaacacaccatgtggCGGGGGTGTTTTGTGTGTCAAAGGTGTGTTATTGTTGACTTGTGTGGTTGCGGTGTTGGTGTGTAATGTGCTTAAAGctggtttcacaccgccgcgcggcaacttgccgcctccattcatttcaatgagggaagggcggcagaaGGGAGGCGGTTACAAAAGCGGCAGTTGACCAGGAAGCGGTTGTGAACGCGCACCGATTTTTGCACTTTTCACACTCGGCTTtaccgctcagctttccccgtgttgaaacgttcggcggcggcagcggaAGCAGCCGCTTTTGAAAACGCCTGGCCCATCACACCGCCGCGCCCAACCCTCCGGCGGGCATCAGGGCGGTGGCCGCGTGGCGGTGTGCAAGCACCTTTGGGAGGATGGATGTGCCGTGTTCTGGTCTAGGTTAGTTTGGGCCGTGCTGCTGAGGAACAGATGCATGCTAGAAGAGGTTCTCTTCTTGGAGGTTAAAAGGCAGAAGGTGTTCCTTCATCTCGGAGATGAAgggttaatttgcatgttaatTCCAGAAAGTATGCAAATTAGAAACTGCACTGCACGCACTACCTCCCTGTGCAGCGCCTCATTGGCCGGCTGGCCGCTGGACTGAGAGCTGATTGGCAGGGCCTTCATCTCCTTTAAAGGCAAGCGTTCAAACTCCTCCCACTTgttctctatctcctcctccattCGCTGCCAGCTGTCCGAGCCTGCCGGCCCCTTCCTGGACAGCAAGGCCTCCCATTGGCTGCTGGTGCTGTCTAGGTTCCTCCCCTCCTGCCAGTGGCTGTGCTCCCTGCCTTGGccctcccctgcctctctctgactGGCTGGCAGCGAGGGGGCGGGGACCGGGAGGGGGGACAGCTCCACATGATTGGAGcgccgctgggggggggaggaggtgttgggaCGTGTTGAGGTGCGCCGCGTGGACAGCAGAGGTGCACCATGGGAGTTCTCCTTATCACTGCTGCTGTCAGGAAGCCTGAGACGGGCCATAGTCGTTATTAATTATCTTTCCATTTCATGTTCAGATCTTCACATACACCGTCATTTCTATACGGTCCGTGTCTAGAGCTTGACTTATTTAAAaggtttgagtgtgattagccgttgcaagccaatttgaaaatctgcctcttctgacatcacaagtgggcgggTCCACCTAGTTGTATGACaaatagatgagcaacgtttgctacacaccactgggtaggctggtagactgatctatccagcatacatctaggtggacacgagCTGTTCTCAtaacagcttgtaacggctaatcacactcacacctggtggtataatatgtcacctttaagctcTAGAAAGTCTATTCCTTTAATTTGACCAGGCATGGTGGCGGTCATATGACCAGAAAGGGCTGGGATCATTTGACTCACTGTGTGAGGTCAGGTGACCTGCTTGGTTGGACGCTCTTCCTCAGAACTTCAATCCAGTTCCTTCGGATTCCGGCCGTCATGGCTGACAGCGTCACCATTCCTTCGCGGGTCTGAGGGCACAGAGGCATGATGGGGGATAATCAGTTAAAGTGCTCCCGCAGGTCATAATGTTGATActattaatatataaatatcataatCACAATATTTATTTAGGACCTTTAGAAAATTTATAAAATGCTTACTTGAAACAAGTAAGTATATGTTATGCCATTCGTGAATGCTTTTATTCCAAACATCTAACAATCTCATATGAATatgaaaaatatgaatatgaattgaGCTGCAGTGGAAAAAGGAGAAGAAATTAAAGATGATATGAACAAAAGGGACACAGGAGTCTGAAAAGAGGAGGACATAGGAATTAGGGAGGATAAGTGTGAGACAATTACACAAGGAAGCTGAATTCAACTTAAAACAAAGACAGAAGATAATCTTCGATCCGCAGACTGAAGTGATCCAAACTGTGAGAACCTACAGGTGAGAAAGGTAAGAGAGGTAATACAGGGTTAGAGTGCTGAGAAAGGTAAGACAAGTGAGACAGGTACCTGAATCTGAAAGCCGTAATTCTTCTCCACGTCGAACTCTGAGACCTTTAAGCAGGAGACGAGGTCAATCTCTCCATCCGGCTCGTCTTTCTGCAAGAAAAGATAACAGATTTCATCACATTTGAAATGTTACAGATTTACGTTAACAGATTAGAGATGACATTAAGAATAATATGATGGCATGAAGTGGTAGGGAGAAGATGGTCACTGTGATAGATACCTCTTCTGCTCCAGAGTCTCTGTAATATTTGAGACCGGCGTCGGTTAGAACAAACCAGTGCTTCTTCCACTGGAAGACAACAAACATAAAAAGTTCTCAAGAACTACAACCAAAGTGTTAAAGAACTACAACTACATAGTGTTAAAGAGCTACAACCACAGAGTTAAAGAACTACAACCATATAGAGATAATAAACTAGAACAGTGTTACAGTACTAGTGTAGTGTTAAACAACCCTACAGAGTAAAAGAGGTACATCTTGTCTTTATAATCATATTCACATATTTATTTTACGACTGTTCGAATGTAAGCAAAGCGCAATGGTAAGCAGGATAAGcgtatgctgtgtgtgtctttgtgcacgTTTGTCGAGAAGTGTGTGGCTGGTTACAGAGGGGGAAGTTGTGGTTTGTATGCGTGGATGCGTGTGTGAAGtgggtatagtgtgtgtgtgtgtgtgtgtgtgtgtgtgtgtgtgtgtgtgtgtgtgtgtgtgtgtgtgtgtgtgtgtgtgtgtgtgtgtgtgtgtgtgtgtgtgtgtagtgggtatggtgtgtgtgggtttgtttgtggtgATGCTTATGAgagactgagtgagtgtgtggatgtTACCTCTCCCAGGTCGTCCATCTTGGACATCCATCCCTTCTTGAAGTTCAACAGATCCGGCTGTGAGATCACAAGGTTGAAGGTTAACCCTTACATGGTCATGATTACATATTTACAACATCCTGTTTGGTACACGGGTACTTATAATTGAAGCACATATTGTATTGGACAGATCTCTAGATATACATGCTGTTTATAGTGTAAAGAGTTTGGCTGACGAGTGAGACAGGAAACAAAAAACTTACTTCCGTGAAACAAGAACAGGACACTATTTATGCAAACCCGGAAAGGGTGGGTGGAAATACATTAACAGCTGCAGTGTATagcaaacaagtgtgtgtgtgtgtgtgtgtgtgtgtgtgtgtgtgtgtgtgtgtgtgtgtgtgtgtgtgtgtgtgtgtgtgtgtgtgtgtgtgtgtgtgtgtgtgtgtgtgtgtgtgtgtttaagagagTTACAACCTAACACTACAAGAGAACTATACCAACAGTACGAGAGATAACTACAACATAGTACTGCAACATAAAACTATCATAGAACTACAACAACCACACGATCATAGAACTACAACGACACTATCAGAGATCTACAAACAAACACTACCAGAGAAGTACAATACAACACTGCTTGTGTTGTAGTCTCTGAGGGAGACATTTCAGCTGAACGATGTTTGGAGTTTGGTTGACAGCTGCAGAGGGACAGAAAtgcgcacacaacacacacacacacacacacacacacacacacacacacacacacacacacacacacacacacacacacacacacacacactaacttaaAAGCAACACTCCCAGAGATAACTACAACCTTACACTACATGAGAACTACACCCCAACACTACCAGAGATAACTACAACATAGTACTAACAGAGAACTGCAACACAACCAGAGAAATACATCAAAACACTACCAGGGAACTACAACCAACCACAACCAGAAAACTACCATCGAAGAGAACTATACAACCATTAAAAgagaatgtgagtgtgtttttgtatacAACAGTCGATTATAAAGATACGTTAACTAACCTGAAGGATTGACCTAACCAAACCAGTCGTATGACAACAGAAGAGCAGAGAATGAAAATACTTATTTCGGGGAGTTAAGTTACATGCGTTTCTGACAACCGCAGCGGCACACCCTCCTACGAACCACACGACGCAACAACTACACAACTCACCCGCCTACCCGCCACACGACACAACTACACAACTCACCCTCCTGGAAAGCCACACGACACAACTCCAACCCGCTCATAAGGGGTGACCTCGCGGTTCGCTATAATGTAAACGATGCCACTTTGACGACGAACACACCGCGACGTTTGTGCGTCGTCTGCTCGGACGGCTTCAAGCACGTTATGAGCCATGTGAGGAAATATCAACAATGTGGGCTTTGTTTGTGTCAAATTAATGTCTCACAGTGTTACCGATGTACAACTTACCGTCATGGTCATATAATCCAGATGCAGTTTGAaacgagagaaaaaaaatgtagTTATTTCATGCTGGGCAAAGGGCCTTGTCTCCCCAACTTCACCTAACAAATCCTCCGGGGTAAATCCTGCGGGCTGAGACCAGACCAGATTCCGTCCCGAGTAATCATTGGAATGAGGAGGATTCCAAAGCTTTCGGTTTTCCAGCCGGTCCAAAGTTGAACATGCCTTTTTTTGTTGCAGATAAACGTCAGCTGAAAATCTCTCGGTTTCACAACTTTGTGACAAACGGATCACTTCCTGGGCGGACCGACGAAAGAACAACCGCAGGGAACTATCATATTTGCATAACTTAAAGTTGGACGATCGAATCCCCTTTGAAATAaatggattaaaaaaatatatattgataagctttagaaaaatgtaacgctaaaaacataaatacaattGTACAGACCAGTTAAGCCGCTAATACTCGGGAGTCTATTATAACCATTTCGAGATGTCAACATACATGTAGGCCTAGTGACAGCGGCTTGCGGGTTGGTGATACATCAGCAATGTATGAATAACTAATGTAAGTGTCTACATGATATTTACTAAATGTATGACCTAcaagtattttgttttttaataacgATTTTATACACTTGATTGTCCACATATCCGTTTTCCTTGGCATAGTTTGGTTATTATTACCGTGTACAGTTAGACTATACAGTGTCATTATCATACTGAAAATAGCaaacagacatatacacacacacacgcacaacccacacacactatggGGCATACCTGTGTCAGTTCAGGTATGTGGGTGTTTCCGGTTCCCTCCTCCCCCGTAGGACCACACCCCTGGAATCAACAGCAGATTaaatcaataatcaatgcatttatctatattgttttaaatatatttatattaaaaataaattgatATTCTTAACAAAAAAAGCTATGCagagtttcacacacacacaaacacacagacacacagacagacagacagacagacagacagacagacagacagacagacagacagacagacagacagacagacagacaggtgggttGGTCGTGTAGAAGAAGATATATTGTAAGGCTTCCTATTTATTATGGGTGACTTCTATGGGTGACTTTTTCTGACAGGTTACCATTAGCTTGTGCACCTAACTGACCAGGTTCCTATTGGCTGTTGTACCTTTCTGAACAGGTTCCTATTGGATGGTGTTCCTTTCTGAACAGGTTCCTATTGGTTGGTGTACCTGTCTGACCAGGTTCCTATTGGCTGGTGTACATATCTGACCAGGTTCCTATTGGCTGGTGTACCTGTCTGaacagagaggtgggggagtggGATCTGGAAAGGTTTCCCCAACCCAGCATCTCTCTGTGGTGGCTTCCGggttggtctctctccctggacGGGTGTCTGCTCACAGAATGACTGAGGAGAATGCACAGGTAGAAGGGGATATGCAAACACAACAATCACATTTTTTGCATGAACCGGACCAGTGAGGTTAAAAAATACTTGAAAAAGCAGACTGCACACTGTATATTGCTCAAattgtgttatttttgaaaCGTTGAAATTGGATGACCAGTTTGAGAAATAACAGGTGTCTCAGGGTTCTAACTGTGTCGCTATGGTTTCTCTGGGTTCTTACCTGGCCGGTTTAAAAAGCTCCTGTCTCCCTCGTGGTGCCTGGTGGTTCTGGGGTTTCACTGCTTCCTCTCTCGGGTGGATCGTCCGGCCTCTCGGCACATCAGCCAACACCGCATACTCCTCCCTACTCCTGCCTCCCGACTCCTCCCCGCTCCGACCCCCAGACTCCCAGGAGTCCATGGAGCTCTGCGAAGAGGTGTTCCTCTGCAGCTGGATCagcggcgggggggaggggctctgtGTGCGGCGGAAGGGCCTATGGTTTTCAGGGGAGGGGCTTCGTTCCTCCATGCCCCTCATGCTGTCGGAGAACCGGTTGACGCTTGAACTCCTGGATGCTGGTCTACTGACTGACGAGGCGGTTCTACTGGTCTCCCTTGGCCCCTGGAAACCTTGCCTGCTTGTCTCCCTGGACTCCTGGAAACCTTGCCGGCTGGTCTCCCTGGTCACATGGAATCCCGCTGACCTACTGGTTTCGCGGGGCCCCTGAGAGCCCACCGTTCGACTGGCCTCATTTGATGGCTGGAAGCTTGTTGTTCTTCTGGTCTCTCTTGGTGCATGCAAGGTTGTTGTTCTACTGGTGTCTCTTGGTGCCTGAAACCTGGTTGTTCTACTGGTCTCTCTTTGAGCCTGGAAGCTTGTTGTATTACTGGTCTCTCTTGGTGCCTGGGCGATGGTTGTTCTACTGGTCTCTCTTGGTGCCTGGGCAATGGTTGTTCTACTGGTCTCTCTTTGAGCCTGGAAGCTTGTTGTATTACTGGTCTCTCTTGGTGCCTGGGAGATGGTTGTTCTACTGGTCTCTCTTTGAGCCTGGAAGCTTGGTGTATTACTGGTCTCTCTTGGTGCCTGGGAGATGGTTGGTCTACTGGTCTCTCTTGGTGCCTGGAAGCTGGTTGTTTTAATGGTCTCCCTTGGTGCGTGGAGGCTGGTTGTTTTACTGGTCTCTCTGTGCGCGAGAGAGCTTGCTGTCCTGCTTGGCGAGCAGGTTCGGCATGCAGACGAGCTATATGTTGAATCCCTCAGGGAGCGTGAGGAGCTGTTCCTCTCAGACATAACCGAGTCCTGGGTGGTTCTCCTCTGGAAGTGGCTGTTGCTCTCTGCTGTGGTGATTTTACTCAGGATGGAGTAGCCTGGCGATTCAGCGTTGGGGGttctggaggtggaggagccgaGGCGGTTGAGAGAGGTGACGGACTCTGTCTTCCGTAGCGAGGAAGCTACCGGAGGCTCATAGCTTCTTCTAGGGGGCGAGGAACTGCGTCCATTGCGACTCCGGGCAAAACCACCTGACTCAGACTTGAGGCCTTTGGTAGGACTATCGTAGGTCCGTCTCGGAGAGGTACGCCCAGAGTCGCTAAAGGGACCTTTAGGTTCTGCGTTCTTGGATAGGTACCGTCCCGGAGACTCGTGGCTCTTCCTTCCTGGAGAAGAACTTCGGCTCTCATTAACTCGACTCCTGCTATAACTGCTCGAAGCAGTCTTGTTCGACATCAAGTGGTTGACCATTGTGTCATTGCTGCGTCTGGCCGATCGGAAGCTGCAGTTGTCCTGTTCTAGattgttctgtgtgtttcttgcGTCCGGGTTGCGTAGAAGAGCCTGGCTCTCGATGTCGTATCCCTCCCTGATGGGGGAGCCGCAGCGACCTGGATGACTTCTACTACTGAGGGATGTGACGGATCCAGACTTCCTGATTGGGCTGTGACTTGTTGAGCTGTAACTTTTCCTGGCCAGCAGAGAGCTGTCCACCTCACGGAAGCCACCGTGGTCTGGTCTTGGGGGCAAAGAGGAATAACTGTTACCCAGCTGCCTCTGGCCATTGGAGATGCTGCTCAGAGGTTCTGTTTTGCGAAATGAGGCAAGGCCAGATGTACTGTGGTCCTTCCTCAAAGGAGAAACGCTTCTGCCGTCCTGGACTCTGCCGCTCAACACACCATTTGTCTCACTCGATTTACGCAAGACGCTCTTAAAGTCTGAAACGGTAGTGCCTTTGGATTTGGCAGAACTAGCAAATGATTTGAAGTTCTTGGGCAGTGTTCCTGAACCGGTAGCTCTCCCAGATGGGGCCTGGGAGGGGCTCCTGGACCGTCTCTCTGGGCCACCGCCATCAAAGCTTCGTGTGTTGAGGGAGAGGCTCCCCTCGCCACGCCCAAACGGTGATCGCCCTCGTGCTGGAGACGAAGAACGAGATTGGAGGGTGGAACCTAGTCTCGAGGCATCATGTCGTCCAGGCTGCTGATTGGATGAAgactggggggaggagaggtttcCTTTACCGTATGAGCTGCCCTGGCGTCTTTGGCTGGTTGAGGCCAGGGACTCTGCGATCTTAAAAGGCGTGGGACTCGGAGAGCGAGGGCCAACCAGGGCCTCGACCTCGACCGCAATCTCGTAGGGGTCAGGAGGCGGCGCGATCTGGTTCTTGTCCTGTTCCTCTTGGCTTAGTCTGTCAGGAGGTGCTGCCACGTGGCGGTTTCGGAAGGGGACGGTGTCCTTGGGCTCGATGTTCCGAGTGTTGAAGACCGGGTGTCCTCTCTCAAAATGGCGGAACGGAGCCGGTGGATTCTGGTCATGCAGCGAGCGGGACCCGGCAGCTCTTCCCATGGAGAAATAGCCgctgtctctgctctctctttctcctctgatCCCTGAGAGCAAAGCACAAGCAGCTGAAAGCAAACGGGTATAGGGAACTCTAGATGTCAAAGATCAACTGCCAAGCACGGAGTTCCTGCCACGAGGCCAACTATATTGTATTACTGATAATTGCCCTGCAAAACCTCCACCGGTGGCAGCTATCACACAGGTTAGCTGACTGGGTGTGTAAAGAACACCTTTGGGTGTAAGTGGATACTGATTGGTCAAACGCTGCAAGTCATGGCTGCACTAGTCCTAAAACTTGCTAGTTAGCAACTGATATCATTTTCAATTCAAAGGATGCTATTTGGGTCTCCAAACCTCTCCTTGCTATCCTCCATACGTAAATGCACTTAGTGCGGGGGAAAGGATATGAGTCAAAAGCCCAAAACAGTCAACAATGGAAGTGTGCAAGTTCATACTGCTGTAACAGCTTAACTGGGGTGTGGTAGTTTGctgtactggggggggggggggggggggggggggggagggcagggatgAAGTACCTGGGGTTTTGCTGAAGGCATCCCTGGCTTGGGCTTCCCCCGTCCATTCCCGGTGGTCAGGGCGGTGTGCGGGGCGGTCCAGACGGGTCATAGCGGGCTGCTGGGGGAAAAAGTCGTCGTCGGTGTTGCTGCTGCTGAGCTCAGGGGAGTCGCTCTGTTCAGCACAGCtaggagaagaagagaaggcgacagagggagggagaaggaggtacatgtacacacaaacattgatatatttacatacattccgtccgtccgtcctgcTACCTGTCTTTGGTGTTACCTGTCtgtccatcctcctcctcgtctgtcCTGCCTGTTGGCCTACCTTTCAAATGTCTTTCCTAATATTTATCTGTGGTCATGTCTCTCCTTCTACTTGTCTGTCCTCCTACCTGCCAATTCTCAAACTTGTCTGTTGTACAACCTGTCTGTGgccctacctgtctgtcctcccATCTGTCTGTTGTACTAGTGCTACCGGTCTTTTGTCCTACCTGtctgtgctgctgctgtcgtAGTCGGTGTCGCAGGTGTACAGTCCACCGTCGGGGCTCAGAATGCACACGGAAGTCCTCCGGTAACCACGGCAACCCCCGCTGACATCACAGTAGATGCTCaccgccgattggctgtcagagTCGTCCTGATGAATTGAGACGACGGGACGGTCGGCATCACGTCAATCAAGAATTGTTTGGCATCACTGATACCATCTCACCGTAGCGACACTGTATCACTGTCGGCCCTCTTAAGCATCAGATTCTCAGCAAGCTATGCTAGTGCTAGCTAGCTATGCTAGTTAGCAAGGTACGTTTGCTAGGTAGTCAGCTAAGTCAGTTCAGAGCTTGTTCTTTGACTGCATAACCAAACACCCGGGACGACcaaggaggagaagatgaagtTAGTGTTGCAAAGTCGGTCCACTGAGTTTGTAAAAACATTGAccgccccatctctctctttcaatctccaagtttctctctctctctctctctctctctctctctctctctctctctctctctctctctctctctctctctcagatgctGGGTCTCTCGGTCGATTAGGGTTACACACTGTAACTCAACTCTTGTTCTCATCATTAattcatgattctttttttaaccTGGCATTTATCTTGTTGCATTAATTTACATCTTAAAAATCATCCAAACAGTTTGACTCTACTTAGGGGGCTGTCCATCTCCTCAACACTTAAACGTACCCTTACCTGCAACTCAACTGACACTACTGTGTTGGACAGCAGGTCCTGGTTGTCTGACTAATGTGATCTGGTGGAATAACCAAACTCAAAGATCAAACTTATGAGCAAACGTGACCCCATATTAGCCGAGCCAAGTTCACCAGTGGGGTTACCGCCACCTTTGCAGGGTTTCCAGGCTCCCGTTTAAATGATAGCCGAGAAATAAGGATATAAAGGCTTCTGTGTTTTGTGGTAGTGTACGTAGACTTCCTTTACACCTTGACTCTATATACAACCAATCCCCAAAGAGCAGCACATGATCTGCCTTCATCAATCTGTAATGAGAGAGAGCTAGGCTaccacagctctctctctctctttatcactgcttctctttgtctctctctccctctacaacatcccccccccctttctctccctcactccattGACCTTTCGACAGCAGGAAaggtcatgtgacccagtgactcaaAAGATAGAGAACACAGTTCAACTTCATCAAAAACGTCACACCTACATTAGATACAAAACATATTGATTTTGAAGATATTGATACAGATACAGAATTTATAGATACAGAATACATCACACCTGATCAACTACGTCACAAATATCTTGAATATAACAGCGGCTGTATCCCCGCCCAGGGACACACCACACAGCCCTCTCCTATTGGTCCTCCCTCGGGATGACCTCATCGCAGGTGTGTTTACCTGCCAAGGATGTACCTTCAGACGCAACCGGTCCACTTCCTCCTCGAGTCCCGCCTCCTTCCTGCCGCTCACGTCCCGCCCCCTCACCGTTGGTgacgcctcctcctcgcccgtCACTGTCCGCGTCTCAGGGCTCGCCCCGGATCCGTTCCCTGTTCTGCTCCTGAACCCGGTGGCGCGCTCCGTCCCCGCGGCCGGTGTCGCCTCCTCCGTGTGCGTGACTGCACCGGCGTGCACTCGCTTCTGGCGGAGGCAGTCATGGCAACGGGACGGGTCGAAGACGTTGGGCTGGAACTCAGCGCAGACGGGCTCTTCAGGAGGGAGGGGCATGGCAGGGCGGGAGCGGGGGGGGTGCTCATCTCACCACTCacgacaggtaggggttagacggtacagagacgggtcattagggagcaggtaggggttagacggtacagagacgggtcattagggagcaggtaggggttaga includes these proteins:
- the LOC115560305 gene encoding dentin sialophosphoprotein, with product MGRAAGSRSLHDQNPPAPFRHFERGHPVFNTRNIEPKDTVPFRNRHVAAPPDRLSQEEQDKNQIAPPPDPYEIAVEVEALVGPRSPSPTPFKIAESLASTSQRRQGSSYGKGNLSSPQSSSNQQPGRHDASRLGSTLQSRSSSPARGRSPFGRGEGSLSLNTRSFDGGGPERRSRSPSQAPSGRATGSGTLPKNFKSFASSAKSKGTTVSDFKSVLRKSSETNGVLSGRVQDGRSVSPLRKDHSTSGLASFRKTEPLSSISNGQRQLGNSYSSLPPRPDHGGFREVDSSLLARKSYSSTSHSPIRKSGSVTSLSSRSHPGRCGSPIREGYDIESQALLRNPDARNTQNNLEQDNCSFRSARRSNDTMVNHLMSNKTASSSYSRSRVNESRSSSPGRKSHESPGRYLSKNAEPKGPFSDSGRTSPRRTYDSPTKGLKSESGGFARSRNGRSSSPPRRSYEPPVASSLRKTESVTSLNRLGSSTSRTPNAESPGYSILSKITTAESNSHFQRRTTQDSVMSERNSSSRSLRDSTYSSSACRTCSPSRTASSLAHRETSKTTSLHAPRETIKTTSFQAPRETSRPTISQAPRETSNTPSFQAQRETSRTTISQAPRETSNTTSFQAQRETSRTTIAQAPRETSRTTIAQAPRETSNTTSFQAQRETSRTTRFQAPRDTSRTTTLHAPRETRRTTSFQPSNEASRTVGSQGPRETSRSAGFHVTRETSRQGFQESRETSRQGFQGPRETSRTASSVSRPASRSSSVNRFSDSMRGMEERSPSPENHRPFRRTQSPSPPPLIQLQRNTSSQSSMDSWESGGRSGEESGGRSREEYAVLADVPRGRTIHPREEAVKPQNHQAPRGRQELFKPASHSVSRHPSRERDQPGSHHREMLGWGNLSRSHSPTSLFRQGCGPTGEEGTGNTHIPELTQVCPIVCVGCACVCVYVCLLFSV